One genomic segment of Acinetobacter oleivorans DR1 includes these proteins:
- a CDS encoding fimbrial protein, giving the protein MKRILLTSFLFTAGLGVYGEANAACRIYNYEANDVLMSVGRVVVRPSDQVGAVLRKATFPINRTSTEARLCDNYDTVIAELTQSYPLSSLGNSIYTTNIPGIGIRLYREADNNTNFSGYYPYVRGGISGTRYLGSGYFVVEIIKIAPQTGSGTLVPGRYSSYYVRGFPNQPFLTSTVNANAITIASSSCEIQGNINKVVQLPTVTKAGFKGVGSTQGEQTFDMNILCNGGINPTGYEEKNLISLTYDFTQDGTNNQVLTNTAAASEKANGVGVQLLWNYQNKNQVIKKGDKLALGTLSSNQTLQYNIPMTARYYQTAANVTAGKVRAMATVTIEYD; this is encoded by the coding sequence ATGAAAAGAATATTATTAACAAGTTTCTTATTTACGGCTGGCCTTGGTGTGTATGGTGAGGCTAATGCTGCATGTCGTATATATAATTATGAGGCAAATGATGTCCTTATGTCTGTAGGGCGTGTTGTTGTACGCCCTAGTGACCAAGTCGGGGCAGTTTTAAGAAAAGCGACTTTTCCTATTAACCGTACTTCCACTGAAGCGCGCCTATGCGATAATTACGATACAGTAATTGCTGAATTAACCCAATCTTACCCTTTAAGTTCTTTAGGTAATAGCATCTATACCACGAACATTCCGGGTATTGGTATTCGCCTCTATCGTGAAGCAGACAATAATACGAATTTCTCGGGCTATTATCCTTATGTACGTGGTGGAATATCTGGTACTCGTTATTTAGGATCTGGTTATTTTGTGGTGGAAATTATTAAAATTGCTCCACAAACTGGCTCTGGAACGTTAGTACCGGGTAGATATAGTAGCTATTATGTCCGCGGTTTTCCAAATCAACCATTCTTAACAAGTACTGTTAATGCTAATGCGATTACCATTGCATCCTCTTCATGTGAAATTCAAGGGAATATTAACAAGGTAGTACAGCTTCCTACAGTTACAAAGGCTGGATTCAAAGGCGTTGGTTCTACTCAAGGCGAACAAACTTTTGATATGAACATTCTTTGTAATGGTGGTATTAACCCAACGGGTTATGAAGAGAAAAACCTCATTAGTTTAACTTATGACTTTACACAAGACGGCACAAACAATCAGGTTTTAACTAATACAGCTGCTGCATCTGAAAAAGCCAATGGTGTGGGTGTACAATTATTGTGGAACTATCAAAATAAGAATCAGGTCATCAAAAAAGGCGATAAGCTCGCTTTAGGTACATTGTCCTCTAACCAGACACTTCAATATAACATACCGATGACTGCTCGCTACTATCAAACAGCCGCAAATGTGACTGCTGGTAAAGTACGTGCAATGGCTACTGTAACTATTGAATATGATTAA
- a CDS encoding GFA family protein, with protein MLEMSHVGSCLCNEVKFSINNEIKTVYHCHCSLCRKQTGTGANAATLVSQDKFEWLSGFELIHTYKKETGFTSSFCSKCGSPVPNLVGTTHFMWIPLGLLDKDIRVLKKLNFCIVSKTNWANTVIADQSYNQLPTLDELKIFFD; from the coding sequence ATGCTCGAGATGAGTCATGTAGGTTCTTGTTTATGCAATGAAGTCAAATTTTCTATCAATAACGAAATCAAGACTGTGTACCATTGCCACTGTAGTCTCTGTCGTAAACAAACTGGAACAGGAGCGAATGCTGCAACTTTAGTGAGTCAGGATAAATTTGAATGGCTCTCAGGTTTTGAGCTTATCCATACTTATAAAAAAGAAACAGGCTTCACATCTTCATTTTGTAGTAAATGTGGATCGCCTGTACCTAATTTGGTAGGAACTACTCATTTTATGTGGATTCCATTAGGTCTATTAGATAAAGACATTCGGGTTTTAAAGAAGCTTAATTTTTGTATAGTTTCAAAGACAAACTGGGCAAATACCGTAATTGCAGATCAATCTTATAATCAGCTTCCAACTTTAGATGAGCTAAAAATATTTTTTGATTAG
- a CDS encoding S-(hydroxymethyl)glutathione dehydrogenase/class III alcohol dehydrogenase has product MKSRAAVAFAPGKPLEIVEVDVAPPQAGEVLIKITHTGVCHTDAFTLSGDDPEGVFPAILGHEGAGVVVEVGEGVTSVQPGDHVIPLYTAECKECLFCKSGKTNLCVAVRATQGKGVMPDGTTRFSYNGEPIYHYMGCSTFSEYTVVAEVSLAKINPEANHEQVCLLGCGVTTGIGAVHNTAKVQEGDSVAVFGLGGIGLAVVQGARQAKAGQIIVVDTNPDKFELAKQFGATDFLNPKDYDKPIQQVIVEMTGWGVDHSFECIGNVNVMRSALECAHRGWGQSVIIGVAGAGQEISTRPFQLVTGRKWLGTAFGGVKGRSQLPKMVEDAMKGEIQLEPFVTHTMPLQDINTAFDLMHEGKSIRTVIHF; this is encoded by the coding sequence ATGAAATCTCGTGCAGCTGTCGCCTTTGCCCCAGGAAAACCTTTAGAGATTGTTGAAGTTGATGTTGCACCACCTCAAGCGGGTGAAGTTTTAATAAAAATTACCCATACAGGGGTATGTCATACCGATGCTTTTACATTATCTGGTGATGACCCAGAAGGTGTGTTTCCTGCCATTTTAGGTCACGAAGGTGCAGGTGTTGTAGTTGAAGTGGGTGAGGGCGTAACAAGCGTTCAGCCGGGTGATCATGTTATTCCACTGTATACAGCTGAATGTAAAGAATGCTTATTCTGTAAATCTGGAAAAACCAACTTATGTGTTGCAGTACGTGCTACACAAGGTAAAGGTGTCATGCCAGATGGAACCACACGTTTTTCTTATAATGGTGAGCCGATTTACCATTACATGGGTTGTTCAACCTTTAGCGAATATACAGTGGTGGCAGAAGTATCTTTAGCAAAAATCAATCCTGAAGCGAATCACGAGCAAGTATGTTTACTTGGATGTGGTGTGACGACTGGTATTGGAGCAGTGCATAACACAGCAAAAGTACAAGAAGGTGACTCTGTTGCTGTATTTGGCTTAGGTGGTATTGGTTTAGCTGTTGTACAAGGTGCACGTCAAGCGAAAGCTGGGCAAATTATTGTAGTAGACACCAACCCAGATAAATTTGAACTTGCTAAGCAATTTGGTGCTACAGATTTCTTAAACCCTAAAGATTATGATAAACCGATTCAACAAGTCATTGTAGAAATGACAGGCTGGGGTGTTGACCACTCATTTGAATGTATTGGTAACGTCAATGTAATGCGCTCAGCTTTAGAGTGTGCACATCGTGGTTGGGGACAATCAGTCATTATTGGTGTTGCTGGTGCAGGTCAAGAAATTTCGACTCGTCCATTTCAGCTAGTTACCGGCCGTAAATGGTTAGGTACTGCTTTTGGTGGGGTAAAAGGCCGCTCACAACTTCCAAAAATGGTCGAAGATGCAATGAAAGGTGAGATTCAACTTGAACCATTTGTAACGCATACTATGCCTCTTCAAGACATTAATACTGCTTTTGATTTAATGCACGAAGGTAAATCAATTCGCACAGTCATTCATTTCTAA
- a CDS encoding fimbria/pilus outer membrane usher protein — protein MPKKRQESYKLLKRHICYYLASGVVTMTMPVFVHAEETVASAPVEAEFDSAFLIGDAQKVDISRFKYGNPVLPGEYNVDVYVNGQWFGKRRMFFKALESNKNAVTCFTGNTLAEYGVKQEILAQHASLQKENSSCYKIEEWVENAFYEFDNSRLRVDISIPQVALQKNAQGYVDPSLWDRGINAAFLSYNGSAYKTFTQSNDQSETTNAFMGVTAGLNLGGWQLRHNGQWQWQDTPAENQSKSSYEETSTYLQRAFPKYRGVLTLGDSFTNGEIFDSYGYRGIDFSSDDRMLPNSMLGYAPRIRGNAKTNAKIEVRQQGQLIYQTTVAPGNFEINDLYPTGFGGEIEVTVIEANGEIQKFAVPYASVVQMLRPGMNRYSLTVGQFRDQDIDLDPWVVQGKYQQGINNYLTGYTGIQATENYAAVLLGAAFATPIGAIALDVTHSEAEFEKQSSQSGQSFRLSYSKLITPTNTNLTLAAYRYSTENFYKLRDALLIRDFEEKGINTYSAGRQRSEFQITLNQGLPEGWGNFYVVGSWVDYWNRSESTKQYQLGYSNNFHGLTYGLSAINRKVEYGSTNQTHDTEYLMTLSFPIDFKKNSVNVNVTASEDSRTVGASGMVGDRFSYGASMSHQDYANPSFNVNGRYRTNYTTVGGSYSVADSYQQAMVSLTGSVVAHSEGILFGPEQGQTMVLVHAPEAAGAKVNNAVGLSVNKAGYAVVPYVTPYRLNDITLDPQEMSSEVELEETSQRIAPFAGAIAKVDFATKTGYAVYINSKTVDGNSLPFAAQVFNQKDEAVGIVAQGSMIYLRTPLAQDRLYVKWGDESNERCSVEYNISNQLQNKQQSMVMTEAVCK, from the coding sequence ATGCCAAAAAAAAGGCAAGAATCTTATAAATTATTAAAACGCCATATTTGTTACTACTTGGCTTCTGGTGTTGTCACAATGACAATGCCTGTATTCGTGCACGCTGAAGAAACAGTCGCGAGTGCTCCTGTAGAAGCTGAATTTGATTCTGCTTTTTTAATTGGCGATGCTCAAAAAGTTGATATTTCTCGTTTTAAATACGGGAACCCTGTTTTACCAGGCGAATATAATGTTGACGTTTATGTAAATGGCCAATGGTTTGGCAAACGTCGTATGTTCTTTAAAGCATTAGAATCAAATAAAAATGCTGTAACCTGCTTTACAGGAAATACTCTTGCTGAATATGGTGTAAAACAAGAGATTTTAGCGCAACACGCTTCTCTTCAAAAAGAAAATAGTAGTTGTTACAAAATTGAAGAGTGGGTTGAAAATGCATTTTATGAGTTTGATAACTCTCGCTTACGTGTAGATATCTCGATTCCACAAGTTGCTTTGCAAAAAAATGCGCAAGGCTATGTCGACCCAAGTCTATGGGATCGAGGGATTAATGCTGCCTTTTTATCTTATAACGGCAGTGCTTACAAAACATTTACTCAGTCTAATGACCAAAGCGAAACAACAAATGCGTTTATGGGCGTAACTGCTGGACTAAATTTAGGCGGTTGGCAATTACGTCATAATGGTCAATGGCAATGGCAAGACACCCCTGCCGAAAATCAATCTAAATCAAGTTACGAAGAAACAAGTACTTACTTACAGCGCGCATTTCCTAAATACCGTGGTGTTTTAACCTTAGGTGATAGCTTTACAAACGGCGAAATATTTGACTCATATGGTTATCGTGGTATCGATTTCTCAAGTGATGATCGTATGTTACCAAATAGTATGCTTGGTTATGCTCCGCGTATTCGTGGTAATGCCAAAACCAATGCAAAAATTGAAGTTCGTCAACAAGGTCAACTTATTTATCAAACAACGGTAGCACCAGGTAACTTTGAAATTAATGACCTTTACCCTACTGGTTTTGGTGGCGAGATTGAAGTTACTGTTATTGAAGCAAATGGTGAGATACAAAAGTTTGCTGTGCCTTACGCATCTGTTGTGCAGATGCTACGTCCTGGCATGAATCGTTATTCATTAACTGTAGGTCAGTTCCGCGATCAGGATATTGATCTCGATCCTTGGGTAGTTCAAGGTAAATACCAGCAAGGTATTAACAACTACCTAACAGGTTATACAGGCATACAAGCTACAGAAAATTATGCCGCTGTATTGTTGGGTGCTGCTTTTGCTACGCCAATTGGTGCGATTGCACTTGACGTTACACATTCTGAAGCTGAGTTTGAAAAACAGTCTTCACAATCGGGGCAAAGTTTCCGTTTAAGTTATAGCAAGCTAATTACTCCGACCAACACAAACTTAACATTAGCAGCCTATCGTTACTCAACAGAAAACTTCTACAAATTACGTGATGCTCTACTTATCCGTGATTTTGAAGAAAAAGGTATTAATACCTACTCTGCTGGTCGCCAACGTAGCGAATTCCAAATTACCTTGAACCAAGGTTTACCTGAAGGTTGGGGTAACTTCTATGTAGTAGGTTCGTGGGTTGACTATTGGAACCGTAGCGAAAGTACTAAGCAATATCAGCTTGGTTATAGTAATAATTTCCATGGCTTAACTTATGGTTTATCTGCAATTAACCGTAAAGTTGAATATGGCTCAACGAATCAAACACACGATACTGAATATTTAATGACATTATCGTTCCCGATTGATTTCAAAAAGAATTCAGTTAACGTCAACGTTACTGCTTCTGAAGACAGTCGTACTGTTGGTGCAAGTGGAATGGTTGGGGATCGCTTTAGTTACGGCGCTTCAATGTCGCATCAGGATTATGCGAATCCATCATTTAACGTAAATGGTCGTTATCGTACTAACTATACAACTGTTGGTGGTTCCTATAGTGTGGCTGATTCTTACCAACAAGCAATGGTTAGCTTAACTGGTAGTGTGGTTGCACACTCAGAAGGTATTTTATTTGGACCTGAACAAGGCCAAACGATGGTACTTGTGCATGCGCCAGAAGCTGCCGGAGCAAAAGTTAATAATGCTGTTGGTTTGAGCGTGAATAAAGCGGGTTATGCGGTAGTTCCTTATGTTACTCCGTACCGTCTTAATGACATTACCCTTGACCCACAAGAAATGTCGAGCGAAGTAGAACTTGAAGAAACAAGTCAACGTATTGCACCTTTTGCTGGTGCAATTGCTAAAGTAGATTTTGCGACTAAAACTGGTTATGCAGTTTACATTAATAGTAAAACTGTAGATGGCAACAGCTTACCGTTTGCAGCTCAAGTATTTAATCAGAAAGATGAAGCTGTCGGTATTGTTGCACAAGGTAGTATGATTTACTTACGTACTCCACTTGCTCAAGATCGTCTCTATGTGAAATGGGGTGACGAAAGCAATGAACGTTGTTCAGTTGAGTACAACATTAGTAATCAGTTGCAAAATAAGCAACAAAGCATGGTAATGACTGAGGCTGTCTGCAAATGA
- a CDS encoding phospholipase D family protein, which yields MDATKAYMINQFYQHYSSMALNAWGFTHTPSYNDTYDPDENDTVTNSFNWLNDEQATEKTKQGLTAFVALDDAFISIASRMYLIRNAKEKIDLQYYIWTNDFVGNLMLHELLTAADRGVKVRLLIDDQNGVKLDGVLRSLLHHPNFEIRLFNPYKFRYVRILDYIFRFKKVNHRMHNKLIIADGVIAVTGGRNISSEYFDASSKFQFTDLDILFYGHTVQHAQAVFNDFWQSELSQDATKLVGTCAVHHLQSLRQHYHDLLHESENHTQTEDKLYDAQTYLKELLEHYPIQWSKAYFVADSPKKILGIASKEEMLYGQVMAIMGEPKQHIELASAYFVPTQQGAYYLKQLKVQGVKVRVLTNSFAANDVAIVHAFYSQYRVEMLKSGVELFEFKPFLERRRRTWYEVVTGSVIPAKGKNKSSLHAKFFDVDGKVFIGSFNFDPRSTYLNTEVGLVIESSQLQAQISVMLDQHLPQVAYQLKLNSEGKIIWLDYQSNGQVVEYEKDPDTSLFQRTMIKAVSYLPVEWMM from the coding sequence TTGGATGCGACAAAAGCTTACATGATTAATCAGTTCTATCAGCACTACAGTAGTATGGCATTAAATGCCTGGGGCTTTACACACACACCTTCGTATAACGATACATACGACCCTGATGAGAATGATACAGTGACAAATAGCTTTAATTGGTTGAATGATGAACAAGCTACAGAAAAAACTAAACAAGGATTAACTGCTTTTGTTGCATTAGATGATGCTTTTATCAGTATCGCCTCTCGTATGTATCTAATTAGAAATGCAAAAGAAAAAATCGATTTACAATACTATATTTGGACAAATGATTTTGTTGGGAACCTAATGCTGCACGAGTTATTAACGGCGGCAGATCGTGGTGTAAAAGTTCGGTTACTCATTGACGATCAAAATGGAGTAAAACTTGATGGTGTTCTAAGAAGCCTTCTACACCATCCTAACTTTGAAATTCGTTTATTTAATCCATATAAATTCAGATATGTAAGAATTTTGGACTATATTTTCCGGTTCAAGAAAGTAAACCATCGTATGCATAATAAATTAATTATTGCAGATGGCGTGATTGCTGTAACTGGCGGGCGTAATATCAGTAGTGAATATTTTGATGCAAGTAGTAAGTTTCAGTTTACCGATCTAGATATCTTATTTTATGGACATACGGTACAGCATGCTCAAGCAGTTTTTAATGATTTCTGGCAAAGTGAATTAAGCCAAGATGCGACCAAGCTGGTCGGGACTTGCGCTGTCCACCACTTGCAATCGTTACGACAGCATTATCATGATTTGCTTCATGAAAGTGAAAATCATACTCAAACCGAAGATAAACTTTATGATGCTCAAACTTATTTAAAAGAACTTCTAGAGCACTATCCAATTCAATGGTCAAAAGCATATTTTGTTGCAGATTCACCAAAAAAGATCTTAGGAATAGCTTCTAAAGAAGAGATGCTTTATGGGCAAGTTATGGCCATTATGGGTGAACCAAAGCAGCACATCGAATTGGCTTCAGCTTATTTTGTTCCTACACAACAAGGCGCTTACTATTTAAAACAGTTAAAAGTTCAAGGCGTTAAAGTTAGGGTTTTAACGAACTCTTTTGCTGCAAACGATGTGGCAATTGTGCATGCTTTTTATAGTCAATATCGAGTCGAAATGCTGAAAAGTGGTGTAGAACTATTTGAGTTTAAGCCATTTTTAGAACGCAGACGTAGAACATGGTATGAAGTGGTAACTGGAAGTGTGATTCCAGCAAAAGGTAAAAATAAATCGAGCTTGCATGCCAAATTTTTTGATGTAGACGGTAAAGTATTTATTGGTTCTTTTAACTTTGATCCACGTTCGACTTACTTAAATACTGAGGTTGGTCTTGTTATTGAGTCGAGTCAATTACAAGCTCAAATTTCGGTCATGCTCGATCAGCATTTACCTCAAGTCGCTTATCAGCTTAAGTTAAACAGTGAAGGTAAAATTATTTGGTTAGATTATCAGTCGAATGGACAAGTTGTTGAATATGAAAAAGACCCAGATACGAGTCTTTTCCAACGTACAATGATTAAAGCCGTTTCATATTTACCCGTTGAATGGATGATGTAA
- a CDS encoding catalase family protein has translation MSNFMQPTHFRILFVFTPLVFAITGCSETLHSQRTIPIKTSSESIAYPEADTVLGEKLQSNEEALAQNIAQVIEKSIREQYTAGNALRDAHPKAHGCVRAEFHVSKNIPAQFAKGVFIPDQSYQAWIRFSNASNDATSADIDKDARGIAIKLLGVSGDKILESEKQATTQDFIMINHPVFFANDAKRYLSFMNDVNSHNMIRKLHIPFALGFKGTMNALGARNSQIANPLYARYWSMVPYQLGLGKDRQAVKYSVRACSVTPNNLPKNPSHDFLREALKNTLQNTDACMEFLIQPRTSSKMLVEDAMTEWDEKAAPFYQVATIHIPKQNFDTPEQNQFCENLSFTPWHALPEHKPLGAVNRMRKVIYENISKVRHDMNSAPRQEP, from the coding sequence ATGTCAAATTTTATGCAGCCTACTCATTTTAGGATATTGTTTGTATTTACTCCTCTTGTGTTTGCAATCACAGGTTGTAGTGAAACTTTACATTCCCAAAGAACCATACCAATAAAGACATCTTCAGAAAGTATCGCCTATCCAGAAGCTGATACAGTTTTAGGGGAAAAGTTACAGTCTAATGAGGAAGCGTTAGCTCAGAACATAGCTCAAGTCATTGAAAAGTCAATTCGTGAACAATATACGGCGGGAAATGCTTTACGTGATGCACATCCTAAAGCGCATGGTTGTGTTCGAGCCGAGTTTCATGTCTCAAAAAATATACCTGCTCAGTTTGCTAAAGGAGTTTTTATCCCAGATCAAAGTTATCAAGCATGGATTCGTTTTTCAAATGCATCTAATGACGCCACGAGTGCCGACATTGACAAAGATGCACGCGGAATCGCCATAAAACTTTTAGGTGTATCTGGAGACAAAATTTTAGAAAGTGAAAAACAAGCGACCACTCAAGATTTTATTATGATTAATCACCCTGTCTTTTTTGCCAATGATGCAAAAAGATATCTTTCTTTTATGAATGATGTGAATAGCCATAATATGATCAGAAAACTTCATATTCCTTTTGCCTTAGGCTTTAAGGGAACCATGAATGCGCTGGGAGCACGTAACTCACAAATTGCAAACCCACTCTATGCACGTTATTGGTCTATGGTTCCCTATCAGTTGGGACTTGGCAAAGATCGACAAGCAGTTAAATATTCAGTACGTGCTTGTTCGGTAACACCAAATAATCTACCTAAAAACCCTAGTCATGATTTTTTAAGAGAAGCTTTAAAAAATACTTTGCAAAATACTGATGCTTGTATGGAGTTCCTTATTCAGCCGAGAACTTCAAGTAAAATGCTAGTAGAAGATGCGATGACAGAATGGGATGAAAAAGCAGCTCCCTTTTATCAAGTAGCAACTATTCACATTCCAAAGCAAAACTTTGATACACCTGAACAAAACCAGTTCTGTGAAAATCTTTCTTTTACGCCGTGGCATGCCTTACCTGAACATAAGCCATTAGGTGCAGTAAACAGAATGCGTAAGGTCATTTATGAAAATATAAGCAAAGTTCGACATGATATGAATTCAGCCCCTAGACAGGAACCTTAA
- a CDS encoding non-contractile tail sheath protein, which translates to MITNSQNVQNNSNSSPHPITQNTLIDRFSPIYWRIDGPQTMSFAITNYGNGFEASFRARMANDLVGISWDSNDTKDHKFLAYQTKYSYAGVVWDFDIELSATMPVLNNPSLTPTLTVYYNENGVDKVAYVVLFNYANNPSSRTAHIHINWDTVKAGFSATDSFPVTNIQRISFSGFTSHYNSQSALPLSQPEDGYIRLTNSVVTGTNAKLNLSRVVVPQHNYGICTSYDDHYDLNPQRLVNNMVTLGYKGLVNHYCGMSHYPEMTWKSDINKWQIPDTLVTGEAVVNSCTRKWHEKYAQALHSASLQPIFGVSFEMYSLGANEYWAQRDWNSNLGKTGYQPPSYFFSLSHQNALAYLRKVFIEFADAMVVGGCDVNMQIGEPWWWYNTDTNLPCVYDYPTKLAFNADTGLYAPDLGTIYEAMNKTGTPYDEFKTWLRNKLGQTCQDIRTVIKAKYSAAKVSPLIFFPSIQSPIQTLATYINYPSQHYSYPNFDYMMTEAYDWLLEARLDLAHQAVSQIPIQGLGYPANKVIYLSGFVPDASIAYIYGFDKTKPYRTPIWQRIFGDMKNNVSLGLMKQFIWAYPQVMFDSITIDTTQAPNGFFVENTLYSPISDNTPYPPDIYL; encoded by the coding sequence ATGATAACTAACTCACAAAATGTACAAAATAATTCTAATTCATCACCACATCCAATCACTCAAAATACACTTATTGATCGGTTTAGTCCTATCTATTGGAGAATAGATGGCCCACAAACAATGTCTTTTGCTATTACGAATTATGGAAATGGTTTCGAAGCATCTTTTAGAGCACGAATGGCAAATGATCTAGTAGGAATTAGTTGGGATTCTAATGATACTAAAGATCATAAATTTTTAGCGTATCAGACCAAATATAGCTATGCAGGGGTGGTTTGGGACTTCGATATTGAGTTATCTGCCACGATGCCAGTGCTTAACAATCCAAGTTTAACGCCCACTTTAACGGTGTACTATAATGAAAATGGTGTAGATAAAGTTGCCTATGTTGTCTTATTTAACTATGCAAATAATCCTTCATCGCGAACGGCACATATTCATATTAACTGGGATACAGTAAAAGCTGGATTTTCTGCTACAGATAGCTTCCCGGTAACTAACATTCAACGGATTTCATTTTCAGGTTTCACGAGCCATTATAATAGTCAATCAGCCTTACCTTTAAGCCAGCCTGAAGATGGCTACATTCGTCTGACCAATTCAGTCGTAACTGGTACAAATGCAAAGTTAAATTTGAGCCGTGTGGTTGTTCCTCAGCACAATTATGGTATCTGTACGAGCTATGACGACCACTATGATTTAAATCCTCAGCGCTTAGTCAACAATATGGTGACTTTGGGATATAAGGGTTTGGTTAACCACTATTGTGGAATGTCACATTATCCTGAAATGACATGGAAAAGTGATATTAATAAATGGCAAATACCAGATACGTTGGTAACAGGTGAAGCGGTCGTTAACTCATGTACGCGTAAATGGCATGAGAAATATGCTCAGGCGTTACATAGCGCCAGTCTGCAACCCATCTTTGGGGTAAGCTTTGAAATGTATTCCTTGGGGGCTAATGAATATTGGGCTCAACGTGACTGGAACAGTAATTTGGGTAAAACAGGCTATCAACCACCGAGCTATTTTTTTAGTTTAAGTCATCAGAATGCTTTGGCATATCTACGTAAAGTCTTTATTGAATTTGCAGATGCAATGGTAGTAGGGGGATGTGATGTAAACATGCAGATTGGTGAACCTTGGTGGTGGTATAACACCGATACGAATCTACCTTGTGTATATGACTATCCAACAAAACTAGCCTTTAATGCAGATACAGGTTTATATGCACCAGATTTGGGAACAATCTATGAAGCAATGAATAAAACAGGAACGCCATATGATGAGTTTAAAACATGGCTCAGAAATAAATTAGGTCAAACCTGCCAAGACATTCGCACGGTCATTAAAGCGAAATACTCCGCTGCCAAAGTTAGCCCCCTTATTTTCTTTCCTTCTATTCAATCTCCGATTCAGACTTTAGCCACTTATATTAACTATCCAAGCCAACATTATTCATATCCTAATTTTGATTATATGATGACAGAAGCTTATGACTGGCTATTGGAAGCTCGTTTAGACTTAGCACATCAGGCAGTTTCACAAATACCTATACAAGGACTAGGCTATCCTGCCAATAAAGTCATTTACTTATCAGGGTTCGTTCCTGATGCATCTATTGCCTATATTTATGGATTTGATAAAACCAAGCCATATCGAACGCCCATTTGGCAACGAATTTTTGGTGACATGAAAAACAATGTTTCCTTAGGTTTAATGAAGCAATTTATTTGGGCCTATCCACAGGTTATGTTTGATTCAATTACGATCGATACTACTCAGGCTCCAAATGGCTTCTTTGTTGAAAATACGCTGTATTCGCCAATTAGTGATAACACACCATATCCACCAGATATTTACCTCTAA
- a CDS encoding DUF4882 family protein: MKKIGIIAVSAITLCWAMYEVSSDNTSTRPLNEANRKVASKSSSSSVKNEKLAPQMLLAQTNSLNSAPVCQYNFDATQQDYDVWSNENPGYVPLSIFPSITGQKFSLKVEPRPESEYGYIDYVARSKASLNSSNDIGDLTIPHTGIIAFEMEFKIPTITLVNSGFENNAYMSSIYFTGVTNNGYSVRSSYGFEMGTYDPDFGENPPRLSYSVAYRVSDNSGPDHSYYKSQNMTNNTQEYQRLGIYINQNTRQVGFIFNGVDQGYQSSLPAPLENISFSVASSISVYSNQLFGQELFNELITDRNALQFNYPQGTTDMCGNAI; this comes from the coding sequence ATGAAAAAAATAGGCATAATTGCTGTTAGCGCTATTACATTATGTTGGGCAATGTATGAAGTATCTTCTGACAATACAAGTACCAGACCGCTTAATGAAGCTAACCGAAAAGTCGCATCTAAAAGCAGTTCATCATCTGTAAAAAATGAAAAATTAGCACCACAGATGCTATTAGCTCAAACGAATTCCCTTAATTCTGCCCCTGTCTGTCAATACAATTTTGATGCCACACAACAAGACTATGATGTTTGGAGTAATGAAAATCCTGGATATGTTCCTCTGAGTATATTTCCATCGATAACAGGTCAAAAATTTAGTCTAAAAGTAGAGCCTAGGCCAGAAAGTGAGTATGGCTACATAGATTATGTAGCTAGAAGTAAAGCGAGTCTTAATTCGTCTAATGACATTGGAGATTTAACGATACCTCACACAGGTATTATTGCATTTGAAATGGAGTTTAAAATTCCAACAATAACGCTTGTTAACTCAGGTTTTGAAAACAATGCTTATATGTCTAGTATTTATTTTACTGGCGTAACAAATAACGGTTATTCAGTTAGATCAAGCTATGGGTTTGAAATGGGAACTTATGATCCAGATTTTGGTGAAAACCCTCCTAGATTAAGTTATTCAGTGGCTTATCGAGTTAGCGATAATAGTGGACCTGATCACTCCTACTACAAGAGTCAAAACATGACAAATAATACACAGGAATACCAACGTTTAGGAATATATATTAATCAGAATACTAGACAAGTCGGTTTCATTTTTAATGGTGTTGATCAAGGTTATCAATCTTCTTTACCTGCGCCTCTTGAAAATATAAGTTTTTCTGTAGCAAGCAGTATATCAGTATATTCTAATCAATTATTTGGACAAGAATTGTTTAATGAGCTTATCACTGACCGTAATGCGCTACAGTTTAACTATCCTCAGGGTACAACTGACATGTGCGGTAATGCCATTTAA